The following coding sequences lie in one Chelmon rostratus isolate fCheRos1 chromosome 2, fCheRos1.pri, whole genome shotgun sequence genomic window:
- the LOC121617563 gene encoding vitamin D3 receptor B yields MESTVVSTSTLAPDEFDRNVPRICGVCGDKATGFHFNAMTCEGCKGFFRRSMKRKATFTCPFNGSCTITKDNRRHCQACRLKRCVDIGMMKEFILTDEEVQRKKDLIQRRKDEEAQREAEREARRPRLTEEQSQVITTLVEAHHKTYDDSYSDFCRFRPPVREGPVTRSASRAASLHSLSDASSDSFSHSPESVDTKMNFNNLLMMYHEQGSSPDSSEEEGSSFSMLPHLADLVSYSIQKVIGFAKMIPGFRELTAEDQIALLKSSAIEVIMLRSNQSFNLEDMSWSCGGPDFKYQISDVTKAGHTLELLEPLVKFQVGLKKLNLREEEHVLLMAICLLSPDRPGVQDHARIEALQDRLSETLQAYIQLHHPGGRLLYAKMIQKLADLRSLNEEHSKQYRSLSFQPEHSMQLTPLVLEVFGSEVS; encoded by the exons ATGGAGTCCACGGTTGTGAGTACGTCCACTCTGGCCCCCGATGAGTTCGATAGGAATGTGCCGCGGATCTGCGGCGTGTGTGGTGACAAAGCCACCGGCTTCCACTTCAACGCCATGACCTGCGAGGGCTGCAAGGGTTTTTTCAG GCGCAGTATGAAGCGCAAGGCCACCTTCACGTGTCCCTTTAACGGCAGTTGCACCATCACCAAGGACAACAGGCGCCACTGCCAGGCATGCCGGCTCAAACGCTGTGTGGACATTGGCATGATGAAAGAGT TCATTCTGACAGACGAGGAAGTACAGCGGAAGAAGGACCTGATTCAACGGAGGAAGGACGAGGAGGCACAGCGcgaagcagagagggaggcgCGGCGGCCCCGGCTCACTGAAGAACAGAGTCAGGTCATCACGACGCTGGTGGAGGCGCACCACAAAACATATGACGACTCCTATTCTGACTTCTGTCGCTTCAGG CCTCCTGTGCGCGAGGGCCCAGTGACACGTAGCGCTAGTAGAGCCGCCTCTCTCCACTCTCTTTCTGATGCCTCCTCTGACTCCTTCAGTCACTCTCCAG AGTCGGTAGACACCAAAATGAACTTCAACAACCTGCTGATGATGTACCACGAACAGGGCAGCAGCCCTGACTCCAGCGAGGAGGAGGGCTCCAGCTTCTCTATGCTGCCCCACCTGGCTGACCTGGTCTCCTATAGCATCCAGAAGGTCATCGGCTTTGCCAAGATGATCCCTgggttcag GGAGCTGACTGCAGAGGACCAGATTGCTCTGCTCAAATCCAGCGCCATTGAGGTGATCATGCTGCGCTCGAATCAGAGCTTCAACCTAGAAGACATGTCCTGGAGCTGTGGTGGGCCTGACTTTAAATACCAGATCAGCGATGTCACCAAAG CGGGCCAcactctggagctgctggagccgCTGGTGAAGTTCCAGGTGGGCTTGAAGAAGCTGAACCTGCGAGAGGAGGAACATGTGCTGCTCATGGCCATCTGCTTGCTTTCTCCAG ACCGCCCAGGTGTTCAGGATCACGCACGGATTGAAGCTCTCCAAGACCGACTGTCAGAGACCCTGCAGGCCTACATCCAGCTTCACCACCCAGGAGGACGGCTGCTTTATGCCAAGATGATCCAGAAGCTGGCCGACCTGCGCAGCCTCAATGAGGAGCACTCCAAACAGTACCGCTCGCTCTCCTTCCAGCCGGAGCACAGCATGCAGCTCACCCCGCTGGTGCTGGAGGTGTTCGGCAGCGAAGTCTCCTAG